TCAGTCGCCCCCACAATGACAACATCCAATGGCGGAGTCAGCCGTTCTCTAGCAGAGTCGAAATCAGTTTGCGTGGTATTTGAGTAATCGATAAAACCCAAAATATCGCTCAACAACTCACACTGTGCAGGTGATTGAGAAACAACAAGAATAGATAAAGACTCCGCCATGTACGCCGCCTTGGTGACTTTTTTTTGACTCTAAAAAGCAGTAAATCACGTCACCTGTGAGTTGTCAAAAAACTGACGAAATCCATCACTATCGCACCTGACAATAAGAGTCGATGCGTCAGGGGGGAAGAATAACTTCTCTTAAACAGCGGCTAACAGTAGACTCTGATTTTTAATCACCTCTCATTTTGGAGTGTTTTGTGCTGAGTTATCGTCACGCCTACCATGCAGGAAATCATGCCGATGTGTTAAAACATCTGGTAGTGGTACGTTGTTTACGCTATTTACGGCGCAAAGACAGACCGCTCTGCTATGTAGACACCCATGCGGCAGCGGGAGGCTATTCGCTGTTAGCCGACGAGTCCCAAAAGTGTTGTGAATATCAAAGTGGCATCGAAAAGCTATGGCAGCAAAATGATCTTCCTGAATCTGTAGCCGATTACCGAAATCTAGTGGCCGAATATAATCAACATCAGCACTTGAGCCGCTACCCGGGGTCGCCCTGGCTGGCGGCCAAGGTACTCAGCAAACAGGATGCGCTGTGGCTACACGAACTACACCCTAACGAAGCAGAGAGCCTTAAAGCGACCTTTAGCCGTGATCGGCGCATTAAAGTGGTCGCGGGAGACGGCTACCAAGGGTCAGTCGCACTCATGCCACCACCACAGCGCCGTGGCTTGGTATTAATTGACCCCTCTTATGAGATCAAATCAGACTATCAGCAGGTCGTTGAGACACTACAGAAGCTACACAGTCGCTTTGCTACCGGCGTTTTTGCGCTATGGTACCCCGTGGTGGAGCGACAGCGGATTGATCGACTGGAGAAAGCATTGTGCTCCAGCGGTATTCAGCGGATTAATCTCTACGAATTAAGCATAAAACCCGACCACTCAGATTACGGCATGACCGGCAGCGGCATGATTATAATCAACCCACCTTGG
This is a stretch of genomic DNA from Gammaproteobacteria bacterium. It encodes these proteins:
- the rlmJ gene encoding 23S rRNA (adenine(2030)-N(6))-methyltransferase RlmJ, whose protein sequence is MLSYRHAYHAGNHADVLKHLVVVRCLRYLRRKDRPLCYVDTHAAAGGYSLLADESQKCCEYQSGIEKLWQQNDLPESVADYRNLVAEYNQHQHLSRYPGSPWLAAKVLSKQDALWLHELHPNEAESLKATFSRDRRIKVVAGDGYQGSVALMPPPQRRGLVLIDPSYEIKSDYQQVVETLQKLHSRFATGVFALWYPVVERQRIDRLEKALCSSGIQRINLYELSIKPDHSDYGMTGSGMIIINPPWGLQQDMPQALPYLARQLGEAAGSHYRIESLVGE